One window of the Thermoplasmata archaeon genome contains the following:
- the cysS gene encoding cysteine--tRNA ligase codes for MRRVTFYDTMSRGPRVFAPIQPPRVGMYVCGLTPYAPAHVGHGRTFVVFDVVARALRRWGYRIFYVQNVTNLDDKLIARAAETEDDPLELAERNFLGFLGSMAELGVRSVNYYPFATDYVPEIIAQVQALIDRGFAYVASDGSVYFEIAKFPRYGRLSGQKVADLQPGARVDVDARKRAPEDFVIWKAATPGEPSWESPWGPGRPGWHVEDTAMTGRLLGARYDLHGAAEDLIFPHHEAEIALSESATGESPMVNYWMHVAFVVLQGEKMSKSLGNVFGLEEAIQAVGPGALRFYYLNAHYRSPLDFVPGKSLEEAKAAYDRLAQPARRIDELLARDGPERAGDPVPDGLAAESEELVDRLDATLSDDLNTREAIVHLFGWSRRLGETLAHLDHLSGEGLETLAEPYRWATDVLGLFEPPRTARGGWDRVVPLLLDARARARARGDFVEADRIRDELRGLGIRLEDSPDSSRWTFEGSG; via the coding sequence GTGCGGCGCGTCACGTTCTACGACACGATGAGCCGCGGCCCGCGGGTCTTCGCGCCGATCCAGCCCCCCCGGGTGGGCATGTACGTCTGCGGCCTCACCCCGTACGCGCCGGCGCACGTGGGGCACGGCCGCACGTTCGTCGTCTTCGACGTCGTCGCGCGGGCGCTCCGCCGCTGGGGGTACCGGATCTTCTACGTGCAGAACGTCACGAACCTCGACGACAAGCTGATCGCCCGGGCCGCCGAGACCGAGGACGACCCGCTCGAGCTCGCCGAGCGGAACTTCCTCGGCTTCCTCGGCTCGATGGCGGAGCTGGGCGTGCGCTCGGTGAACTACTACCCGTTCGCGACCGACTACGTTCCCGAGATCATCGCACAGGTCCAGGCCCTGATCGACCGCGGCTTCGCGTACGTCGCCTCCGACGGATCGGTCTACTTCGAGATCGCCAAGTTCCCCCGGTATGGCCGCCTCTCGGGCCAGAAGGTCGCGGACCTCCAGCCCGGGGCGCGCGTCGATGTCGATGCGCGCAAGCGCGCGCCCGAGGACTTCGTGATCTGGAAGGCGGCCACCCCGGGCGAGCCGAGCTGGGAGAGCCCGTGGGGTCCGGGCCGCCCCGGCTGGCACGTCGAGGACACGGCGATGACCGGCCGCCTCCTGGGCGCCCGCTACGACCTCCACGGCGCCGCCGAGGACCTGATCTTTCCGCACCACGAGGCCGAGATCGCGCTCAGCGAGTCGGCGACCGGCGAATCTCCGATGGTCAACTACTGGATGCACGTCGCCTTCGTGGTGCTCCAGGGGGAGAAGATGTCGAAGTCGCTGGGCAATGTCTTCGGGCTGGAGGAGGCGATCCAGGCGGTCGGGCCCGGCGCGTTGCGCTTCTACTACCTCAACGCGCACTACCGCAGCCCGCTCGACTTCGTGCCGGGCAAGAGCCTCGAGGAGGCGAAGGCCGCCTACGATCGGCTGGCCCAGCCGGCGCGGCGGATCGACGAGCTGCTCGCGCGGGACGGTCCCGAGCGTGCCGGGGACCCGGTGCCCGACGGTCTGGCCGCGGAATCGGAGGAGCTCGTCGACCGGCTCGACGCGACCCTTTCGGACGACCTCAACACCCGGGAGGCGATCGTGCATCTGTTCGGCTGGTCGCGGCGCCTGGGCGAGACGCTCGCGCATCTCGACCACCTCTCGGGGGAGGGGCTCGAGACGCTCGCCGAGCCGTACCGCTGGGCGACAGACGTTCTCGGCCTGTTCGAGCCGCCGCGGACCGCGCGCGGCGGCTGGGATCGCGTCGTCCCGCTCCTGCTCGACGCTCGGGCGAGGGCCCGCGCGCGTGGCGATTTCGTCGAGGCGGATCGGATCCGCGACGAGCTGCGGGGGCTCGGGATCCGGCTCGAGGACTCCCCCGACTCCAGCCGCTGGACCTTTGAGGGGTCGGGCTGA
- a CDS encoding PLP-dependent aspartate aminotransferase family protein — translation MRFDTRLLHEAQPPDPLTGAVNPPIYLSSTFRQQGPDRNQGYVYGRTANPTRTVLERTLAALEGGDGGLAFASGLGALTTLLESLPRGSRIVSVDDLYGGTWRLFEHHRRQFGLRIDYVDLTRSDALATALEAGPADLVYLETPTNPLLRIIDIRALARRAHQARALVAVDNTFASPALQRPIELGADIVLHSTTKYLGGHSDIIGGALVLARRRDTERFAWLQNAVGAVPSPFDCFLVLRGLHTLGLRMRAHGAGARAVARALEGHRRVHAVHYPGLADHPQHALARRQMDGYGGIVSVEVPGGRAAALRFLRGLRWFTLAESLGGVESLAEHPASMTHASVPRAEREAHGVTDGLVRLSCGIEDPADLVDDVRRALGRL, via the coding sequence ATGCGGTTTGACACGCGCCTCCTCCACGAGGCCCAGCCGCCGGACCCGCTGACGGGGGCGGTGAACCCGCCGATCTACCTGTCGAGCACGTTCCGACAGCAGGGCCCGGACCGCAACCAGGGTTACGTGTACGGGCGGACGGCGAACCCGACGCGGACGGTCCTCGAGCGGACGCTCGCGGCCCTCGAGGGCGGGGACGGCGGGCTGGCCTTCGCCTCGGGTCTGGGCGCGCTGACCACGCTGCTCGAGTCGCTGCCCCGGGGCAGCCGCATCGTCTCCGTGGACGACCTCTACGGTGGCACCTGGCGCCTATTCGAGCACCATCGGCGGCAGTTCGGCCTGCGCATCGACTATGTCGACCTGACACGATCCGACGCGCTCGCGACCGCGCTCGAGGCGGGGCCGGCCGACCTCGTCTACCTCGAGACGCCGACGAACCCGCTGCTGCGCATCATCGACATCCGCGCGCTGGCACGCCGCGCGCACCAAGCTCGCGCGCTCGTCGCCGTCGACAACACCTTCGCCTCGCCCGCGCTCCAGCGTCCGATCGAGCTCGGGGCCGATATCGTCCTCCACTCGACCACGAAGTACCTCGGAGGCCACTCCGACATCATCGGCGGGGCGCTCGTCCTCGCCCGCCGTCGGGACACCGAGCGGTTCGCCTGGCTGCAGAACGCCGTCGGCGCGGTTCCGAGCCCGTTCGATTGCTTCCTCGTGCTGCGGGGACTGCATACGCTCGGCCTGCGGATGCGGGCTCACGGCGCCGGGGCGCGCGCGGTGGCGCGAGCGCTCGAGGGGCATCGGCGGGTACACGCGGTCCACTATCCGGGGCTCGCCGACCACCCGCAACACGCGCTCGCGCGCCGGCAGATGGACGGCTACGGCGGGATCGTGTCCGTCGAGGTCCCCGGCGGTCGCGCCGCGGCGCTGCGATTCCTTCGCGGCTTGCGCTGGTTCACCCTCGCCGAGAGCCTCGGCGGCGTGGAGTCGCTCGCCGAGCACCCGGCGTCGATGACGCACGCGAGCGTCCCGCGCGCCGAGCGGGAGGCCCATGGGGTCACGGACGGGCTCGTCCGGCTCTCCTGCGGGATCGAGGATCCGGCGGACCTGGTCGACGACGTGCGCCGCGCGCTCGGGAGGCTCTGA
- a CDS encoding pyridoxal-phosphate dependent enzyme, whose protein sequence is MPEGPRAPESILDLVGDTPLVPLRRVARGLPYRVLAKLEFLNPGGSVKDRIGPAMIDRAEQEGWIKPGGTIVEATSGNTGVGLALVAAVRGYRVVFVLPDKMSSEKIRLLRAYGARVVVTPSGLPPDHPMSHYSVARRLATEIPGAYYPNQYENQSNPEAHFRSTGPEIDRDAGAGLAAVVGTVGTGGTMSGVGRYFKERRPSVRIVGVDPAGSILGPYFRTHQLAKATPYLVEGIGEDIIPKSIHFQYLDEFVEVTDGESFLMARRLAREEGLFAGGSSGSAIAGALRWLGKRPLPDGATVVVILPDSGDRYLSKFYSDDWMREKGFLDIGSTARDLLARKSGTPALVSVEPTTIVGDALQLLRHHGISQMPILAGVDNVGSLQEDEVLRRSLADETVLERTVASVLQPPFPEVAADTPVADVLHRLKEEKALLVRDPATGAPIGLLTRHDLVGFLSEQGGSHAV, encoded by the coding sequence GTGCCCGAAGGCCCGCGCGCGCCGGAGTCGATCCTCGACCTCGTCGGCGACACTCCGCTCGTGCCCCTGCGCCGCGTGGCGCGCGGGCTGCCGTACCGGGTCCTGGCGAAGCTCGAGTTCCTGAACCCCGGAGGCAGCGTGAAGGACCGGATCGGTCCGGCGATGATCGACCGGGCGGAACAGGAGGGCTGGATCAAGCCCGGCGGGACGATCGTCGAGGCCACGAGTGGCAACACGGGCGTCGGGCTGGCGCTGGTCGCGGCGGTCCGTGGGTACCGCGTCGTGTTCGTGCTGCCGGACAAGATGAGCTCGGAGAAGATCCGGCTGCTGCGCGCCTACGGCGCTCGGGTGGTCGTGACCCCGAGCGGGCTGCCCCCCGACCACCCGATGAGCCACTACTCCGTCGCGCGGCGCCTCGCCACCGAGATCCCGGGGGCCTACTACCCGAACCAGTACGAGAACCAGTCGAACCCCGAGGCGCACTTCCGCTCGACCGGGCCCGAGATCGACCGCGATGCGGGGGCCGGACTCGCCGCCGTCGTGGGAACGGTCGGGACAGGCGGCACCATGAGCGGTGTGGGACGCTACTTCAAGGAGCGCCGGCCGTCGGTCCGCATCGTCGGGGTCGACCCGGCCGGCTCGATCCTCGGTCCGTACTTCCGGACGCACCAGCTCGCGAAGGCCACGCCATACCTCGTCGAAGGGATCGGCGAGGACATCATCCCGAAGTCGATCCACTTCCAGTACCTCGACGAGTTCGTCGAGGTGACGGACGGCGAGTCGTTCCTCATGGCGCGACGCCTGGCGCGCGAGGAGGGCCTGTTCGCCGGCGGATCCAGCGGCTCGGCGATCGCCGGGGCGCTGCGCTGGCTCGGGAAGCGCCCTCTGCCCGACGGGGCGACCGTCGTCGTGATCCTACCGGACTCCGGCGACCGGTACCTCTCCAAGTTCTACTCGGACGACTGGATGCGGGAGAAGGGTTTCCTGGACATCGGTTCGACCGCGCGCGACCTGCTCGCCCGCAAATCGGGCACCCCCGCGCTCGTCTCCGTCGAGCCGACGACCATCGTCGGCGACGCCCTCCAGCTGCTGCGGCACCACGGCATCTCCCAGATGCCGATCCTCGCGGGGGTCGACAACGTCGGCAGCCTGCAGGAGGATGAGGTCCTGCGACGCAGCCTCGCCGACGAGACCGTGCTCGAGCGGACGGTCGCGAGCGTCTTGCAGCCGCCGTTCCCCGAGGTCGCGGCCGACACCCCCGTCGCCGACGTGCTCCACCGCCTGAAGGAGGAGAAGGCGCTCCTCGTCCGGGACCCCGCCACCGGCGCCCCGATCGGCCTGCTGACCCGCCACGACCTCGTCGGATTCCTGTCCGAGCAGGGAGGCTCGCATGCGGTTTGA
- a CDS encoding BlaI/MecI/CopY family transcriptional regulator → MLGSLETEVMASLRRLGEAPARGVRQQLERQGVRVAYTTVATILSRLYDKGLVQRRRETCRGGERYLYRPAEVEQKYLRNLLRGVVAMFGPSGVVHLNEEIAKLPSSEERELRRRLGLD, encoded by the coding sequence ATGCTCGGTTCGCTCGAGACCGAGGTGATGGCGTCGCTGCGCCGCCTCGGCGAGGCCCCCGCCCGGGGGGTCCGCCAACAGCTCGAGCGCCAGGGGGTCCGCGTCGCCTACACGACCGTGGCCACGATCCTGTCCCGGCTCTACGACAAGGGCCTCGTCCAGCGGCGGCGGGAAACCTGCCGCGGAGGCGAACGGTACCTCTACCGGCCGGCAGAGGTCGAGCAGAAGTACCTGCGCAACCTGCTCCGCGGGGTCGTGGCGATGTTCGGGCCGTCCGGCGTCGTGCACCTCAACGAGGAGATCGCCAAACTCCCGTCGAGCGAGGAGCGCGAGCTACGGCGGCGGCTGGGGCTCGATTGA
- a CDS encoding M48 family metalloprotease produces MTTPGVGALLLVPALWAGVGLGLLLAFRRSASTVVFRLAAGFLAVWALIATTALAWVLANGGLSAIATLIASPLTILEPRFVGLWAVGAVGAFGIFLTAFLLSQAVGRGYLALRRPRELDWPARLPTPATPTDLLAFPSPHVEAFSFTLLEPERARWLRRRDVILLSDGLLERLSPGEVEAVVAHELGHIRELDGRYLTFFRTLARLVRWDPILAYLADRLTEREEYRADLDAVELTGRPRTLARALFKAGGLDGAGRPGAAGLLGAGGRRGRRQAMERIRRLVALAESGRFPEEPGA; encoded by the coding sequence GTGACGACGCCGGGCGTCGGGGCGCTGCTCCTGGTCCCGGCGCTGTGGGCCGGTGTCGGCCTCGGGTTGCTGCTCGCGTTCCGGCGGTCGGCGTCGACGGTGGTCTTCCGCCTGGCCGCCGGCTTCCTCGCGGTCTGGGCGCTCATCGCGACCACGGCCCTCGCCTGGGTCCTGGCGAACGGCGGCCTCTCCGCGATCGCCACGCTGATCGCGTCGCCGCTGACGATCCTCGAACCCCGGTTCGTCGGCCTGTGGGCCGTCGGCGCGGTCGGAGCGTTCGGGATCTTCCTGACCGCCTTCTTGCTGAGCCAGGCGGTCGGGCGGGGCTACCTGGCGCTGCGAAGGCCCCGCGAGCTCGACTGGCCGGCTCGGCTCCCCACGCCCGCGACCCCGACCGACCTCCTCGCCTTTCCGTCGCCCCACGTCGAGGCGTTCTCGTTCACGCTGCTCGAGCCGGAACGCGCTCGCTGGCTTCGCCGGCGCGACGTGATCCTGCTGTCCGACGGCCTCCTCGAGCGCCTGAGCCCCGGGGAGGTCGAGGCGGTGGTCGCGCACGAGCTGGGCCACATCCGCGAGCTCGACGGACGCTACCTCACCTTCTTCCGTACGCTGGCGCGACTCGTTCGATGGGACCCGATCCTCGCGTACCTCGCCGACCGGCTGACCGAGCGCGAGGAGTACCGCGCGGACCTCGACGCGGTCGAGCTGACCGGACGGCCGCGCACGCTCGCTCGCGCCCTGTTCAAGGCGGGGGGGCTCGACGGCGCGGGTCGGCCGGGTGCGGCGGGCCTGCTCGGGGCGGGGGGGCGGCGCGGCCGGCGTCAGGCGATGGAGCGCATCCGGCGACTCGTCGCGCTCGCGGAGAGCGGGCGGTTCCCGGAGGAGCCCGGTGCCTAG
- a CDS encoding NAD(P)/FAD-dependent oxidoreductase: MREVDVLVVGAGPAGSTVARRLAERGHRVLVVEEHARVGLPVQCAGLVSRRVLELAGSTAFVRTSVRGANVFGPGLGSVTFRAPDARAFVIDRAGLDIHLADRAARAGAEFRTATRFDRLVERRPDRAVVRLEGTDGGAEEVAARLVVGADGVASAVARAFRLRRPVEILPAFEAEFPASPGEPDLVEVYLGRRIAPGLFGWWIPDGSGGARVGVAADADGTSARAYFDRLIDHLVRRFGARLENPTAYLVSGIPIGAVPRTHGPGVALVGDAAAQVKPLSGGGIFTGMRCAEILADVADDGLRRGDLSDARLAEYDRRWRGELGEEFRRALYLRRVFARLSDGDLDAVVAALGGAGLTETIVAFGDIDFPTHVARRLLRQSPSLVRLLPKAVGAFWSSPALRVPDLEAAPRRK, encoded by the coding sequence GTGCGCGAGGTGGACGTCCTCGTGGTCGGGGCCGGCCCGGCGGGCTCGACCGTGGCGCGTCGGCTCGCCGAGCGCGGGCACCGCGTCCTCGTCGTCGAGGAGCACGCGCGCGTCGGGCTGCCGGTGCAGTGCGCCGGGCTCGTCTCGCGCCGGGTCCTGGAGCTCGCCGGCTCGACCGCGTTCGTGCGGACCTCCGTGCGGGGCGCCAACGTCTTCGGGCCCGGCCTCGGCTCGGTGACGTTCCGGGCGCCCGACGCGCGCGCGTTCGTCATCGATCGCGCGGGACTCGACATCCACCTGGCCGATCGGGCCGCCCGCGCCGGCGCCGAGTTCCGGACCGCCACGCGGTTCGATCGGCTCGTGGAACGGCGCCCGGATCGCGCCGTCGTCCGGCTGGAAGGCACCGACGGGGGCGCGGAGGAGGTCGCCGCGCGCCTGGTCGTCGGGGCCGACGGAGTGGCGAGCGCGGTCGCGCGGGCGTTCCGGCTGCGCCGCCCCGTGGAGATCCTGCCGGCGTTCGAGGCCGAGTTCCCGGCGAGCCCGGGCGAGCCGGACCTGGTCGAGGTCTACCTCGGCCGACGTATCGCTCCGGGTCTGTTCGGCTGGTGGATCCCGGACGGCAGCGGCGGCGCCCGGGTCGGGGTCGCCGCGGACGCGGACGGCACGAGCGCCCGCGCCTACTTCGACCGCCTGATCGATCACCTCGTCCGACGCTTCGGCGCCCGCCTCGAGAACCCGACGGCCTACCTCGTCTCGGGGATCCCGATCGGCGCGGTGCCCCGGACGCACGGGCCGGGGGTGGCGCTCGTCGGCGATGCCGCCGCCCAGGTCAAGCCGCTCAGCGGCGGCGGCATCTTCACCGGCATGCGCTGCGCGGAGATCCTCGCCGACGTCGCCGACGACGGGCTACGACGCGGGGACCTGTCCGACGCCCGGCTCGCGGAGTACGACCGGCGCTGGCGCGGCGAGCTGGGGGAGGAGTTCCGCCGGGCGCTCTACCTGCGCCGGGTGTTCGCGCGCCTGAGCGACGGCGACCTCGACGCGGTGGTCGCGGCGCTGGGCGGCGCGGGCCTCACCGAGACGATCGTCGCGTTCGGCGACATCGACTTTCCCACGCACGTGGCGCGCCGCCTCCTGCGTCAGTCCCCGTCCCTCGTCCGCCTCTTGCCGAAGGCGGTCGGCGCCTTCTGGTCGTCCCCGGCCCTGCGCGTGCCCGATCTCGAGGCAGCCCCGCGCCGGAAGTAG
- a CDS encoding bifunctional N(6)-L-threonylcarbamoyladenine synthase/serine/threonine protein kinase, whose amino-acid sequence MVILGIESTAHTASVGIVGEGAEVLGLASDMYRPPSGGIHPREAANHHVERFPGLVRRALDAAQVRATEIEAVAFSQGPGLGPCLRAGATVARTLALLWEKPLVPVNHCVAHVEIARVLSGLEDPLLLYASGGNTQVIAYGRGRYRVLGETLDIGIGNFLDKLWIELGGTFPGGPALEQEARAGAELYDLPYSVHGMDVAFSGMLTAALALRAKGARRPDLAYSVEVTAYAMLTEITERALAHRRRDSVVLGGGVACNERLRGMVRTMVEERGGTMFAPPRAMCVDNGAMIAWTGRLAFDAGGAVPIAASAVEPRQRTDRVATPWRDGAGRGAA is encoded by the coding sequence ATGGTGATCCTCGGGATCGAGTCGACGGCGCATACCGCGTCGGTCGGGATCGTCGGCGAGGGCGCGGAGGTGCTGGGGCTGGCCTCCGACATGTACCGCCCGCCGTCCGGCGGGATCCACCCGCGCGAGGCGGCGAACCACCACGTCGAGCGGTTCCCGGGGCTCGTGCGGCGGGCGCTGGACGCAGCGCAGGTCCGAGCCACCGAGATCGAGGCGGTCGCCTTCTCGCAAGGCCCGGGCCTCGGGCCGTGCCTGCGGGCCGGGGCCACGGTCGCACGGACGCTCGCGCTCCTGTGGGAGAAGCCCCTCGTTCCCGTCAACCACTGCGTCGCCCATGTGGAGATCGCTCGGGTGCTCAGCGGACTCGAGGACCCGCTCCTGCTCTACGCGAGCGGCGGGAACACCCAGGTGATCGCCTACGGCCGCGGCCGCTACCGCGTGCTCGGCGAGACGCTCGACATCGGGATCGGCAACTTCCTCGACAAGCTGTGGATCGAGCTCGGTGGCACGTTCCCCGGCGGTCCGGCGCTGGAGCAGGAGGCCCGCGCCGGAGCCGAGCTGTACGACCTGCCGTATTCCGTGCACGGGATGGACGTCGCGTTCTCGGGGATGCTGACCGCCGCGCTCGCGCTGCGGGCGAAGGGCGCGCGCCGGCCCGACCTCGCGTACTCGGTCGAGGTGACGGCCTATGCGATGCTCACGGAGATCACCGAGCGCGCGCTCGCGCACCGCCGCCGCGACTCGGTCGTCCTCGGCGGCGGGGTCGCGTGCAACGAGCGGCTCCGCGGCATGGTGCGCACCATGGTCGAGGAGCGCGGGGGAACGATGTTCGCCCCGCCGCGCGCGATGTGCGTCGACAACGGCGCGATGATCGCCTGGACCGGTCGCCTCGCCTTCGACGCCGGCGGCGCGGTGCCGATCGCCGCCTCGGCGGTCGAGCCCCGGCAGCGGACCGACCGGGTCGCGACCCCGTGGCGGGACGGCGCCGGGCGAGGCGCCGCTTAG